Genomic window (Chryseobacterium bernardetii):
GTGTATCTTTCCTGAAATGATAAAGAGAATATGTAGAAAACTGCTCTGTAAACGATGGCAATAATAGATATCCTTCAGAAGGATCATTATTTTTCAACAAAAGATGGATGTCCTTTTCTGCAAGCTCAAGTGAGGAATCATAAAAAAAATTGAAATGAACTGGGTTCCAAGAAACATTTTCTTTTTTATTATTTTCAATAGAAATGTAAGCTCTTTCAGAAATATACCTAATTTTTACAGTAAGTGAATTGTGATGTAGATCTAGCTTTTGAACCTGCTTGTTTAGATCGTAATCTTTTTGCTTACTAATATTTGAAACTTCTGTATATAAGTTCTCTTTTGAATTATTTACTATACCGGCTTTATCATTTGTGGTGTTTAATGAATCAGCTTTTTTACAGGAAATACATATCAACAAAAATAAGATTAAAAGGTTTTTCACGTAAATTTAAGGTGTACTATTTAGTGAAGCTCAATTTTTCTGGTCAAATAAAAATATTGATTATCACTTTTTAAATTTTCTGTATTCTTGGAATACTTTGCAATTTTATCTTTTTTGAATTTTAAGTTAAGCGTATTGTTTTTAAAGGAGATTTTTATAAAATCCCCAATATTTGTATTTTCAGAATCTGCTCTTGGTTCTTTTATATAAAATTGATCTACGAGATTTTCATTATTTAAAACAATTACATAGTACCAATCTGTCCCAATATCTGCTGTAGCCTCAATGATAACAATTTCAAATGGAGTATTCTTTTTTGACTGAAATGAAAATATATTATATCCCGGACCTTCATAATTTGATTCTGACAAATCAATCTCATCTACAGCAAAATCTTTTTTTGTCAGCATAAAGCTATTATCTGTTTTGGAGATTAATTTAATGTCACCACTTTCAAACCTACTTTCATTTTCAAGATGTTTGAAGGGTTTTATAATATCAAAATCAATTTCTGAGGAAATTTTAGGATTGATATTTTCTGATTTTAATATTTTCGGAGTATCGGATGTAGCTTTGGGATCTTTTTCTTGAGTTGATTGGTTACTATATTTGCAACTCACTAAAAATGTTAGAATGAAAAATATCCTATAAAATGGTTTTAACATGTGATTATTTTTTTTATGACCTTTTGTTTTTTACAGCGTCTTGTTCACTTTTATTGATAGGTTTTAACCTGACAAAATATGCTGGATTATAGCGATTTGTAAGGCCAGTACCGTTACCTGTTGGTTTCATTGCAATCTCGAAATGTAAATGTGGATTTGGAACGCCACTTGCATTTCCAGTATCACCGGAATAACAAATTACTACACCGGCATCAACTTCTCCACTGGTCTTTACGGCTGATTTTAAATGAGCATAACGTAGATAGAATTTATCAGCATTTATATCAAAACCGTCTCCTTTTTCTCTTTCCAATGAAAATTCATGTGAATAATTTCTTTTAGCATTTCTTAAATCATCTCCGTTTACTTCTAACACTAAGACATTACCATAGCCGGCTGCACCTTCATTTTGATAACTTACTATTGTTCCTTTTAAACATGCTTTACAAGGAGTATTTATATCCGCAAATATATCTAATCCCTGGTGATTTTTTTGCCTACCATCAGGATATGTTCTAACTGGTCCAAAAGCTCCATTTTGTTCTTTATGCGCTCCATTAGAATTATAATATGTTCTTTGTGGATTATCAATTGGATCATGCCATATTGAATCACCCGATTCTACTGGCTGACATTCATTAACTCTAAATACAGTTAATCCTTTTTCAAAATATTTCTTAGCATCAGTCCAACCTGCAAGTCCAGGGTTAACTAATGCTCTAATTTTTTTAATATTTTCATTATTTGAAACAGTTAAAGTATCAGCTGTTTTCCATATTTCATGCTTTTCCCAAAAAGCAATTGCAGATAATACTGCATATTTTGCTTCTTTTACTTTTCCGGGATCAGCTTCTAAGTCAATGTATTCACTGGGGAATATATCTTTAATATATTTTGAAGCATTTCTGTAATTTCCTCTACCTGTTAATTGTTTTAATCCTCGTCCTCTATATATATATCCATCACCACTTGCTTCATTACCGTTACCATTTCCAAATCCGTTTTCATCTGCATACATATAATTTAATAATCTTTTTTGTGGATTATCATTACAATAAGTTGCTAATAGACCTCTTGCATTTAAATTCTTTGCTCTATCTCCAAATATGGCTAAACATCTTGATTGCGAATATCTAAAAGCGTCTGTTTCTACCATCCAGTCAGGATTTATACCTAATGTTTCGGCACCTACTTGTGCAAAGAAATGTGCTTTTCTTAGACATGTATTAATATGGATATCTTTACCGGATTCAAAAATATATTTATTTAAATAATCTACAATTTCCTGTCTGAATGCTTTATGAGAAGTTAATATACCAAACAAATCTTCAATTTGTTGAAGAGTTATTTTATCAGAACATCTCGGACACTTATTACCAATCTGGAAATAAGCTCCTTCCTTATTCAGGAATTTTTTATCATGTTGTTTAGTACCTTGTGCTTTGGCGTGAAGATACAGGAATTCCGGTACTTTTTTCAGTAGTTTAAAGGTAATGGTGTCTCCGGCCTGATAATTTTTTATTACTAAAACTTTTTTAATTTCTTCTTCGCTGGAGGTTTTTCCATTTTCTATTTTAGGATTTTTAGCATTACCTTTCTGAGCGTTTGCAAGGATGATTTTAGCTGTGGAAGCCTTTTGTGCATCATTAGTTATATTAGTAGCACCTCCGAATGTATAGGTGTAAGTTCCGTCTTCTTTTCCTTTACTGATCTTATCCTGCCACTGTTTCAGTTCTTCTTCAGATTTTGGACGGAGGTGGATTGGGATTTTAACCATATTGTCTTTTACGGTTCCTGTGAAAACTGTTTTTTCAGTTCCCGGAACTGCTTGTCCGGCAGGTGTCTTTTGTTCCATTTGTTCTTCGGTAATTTCCAGAACAGGAAGAACAGCATCTGCTGTACCTTTGATGATTCCGTCTTTTTCTTTGATGGAAATGGTTACCTGCTTTCCATCCAGAAGCATGGTTCTGGCTACCAGATACAATTTACTATCCAGTGGAGCGCTATCCACTTTCTTAAAGTCTACTCCCAGTTTGAAAGTTTTAAAGGTAACTGTTTTTTGATTGGTTGTATCTTTCCCGTAAGCATCAGCTGTTAATGCGGAAGCAATAACTTCGAGTGTAGTATATTTTTTTTGTGACTTTAGGCTTTCTTTTATTTTACCAAGAATGATCTGTGCCACTTTATTTTTTTCCTCAGCAGTTCCTGTTTTGTTGCCGCTTTTACTTCCTCCAAAGGTATAAGTATGCGTACCATCTTCCTCCCCAGTCTCTTTAGTGTATTCTTTTTTGGCAAAGTAAGCATCCAGAAGCTCCTCAATTTTTACCGGATCCACTGTGGAAGGAGAAACTCCTCCAGGAGCTGCAGGGGTTGGTGGTTGTGTATTGTTGGCACTACCGTGAGCTGATTGCGGTTCGGGCTCAGGTTGTACCGGAGCTGGAGCAGGCTGTGGTTGTGATTGTGGCTGCTGTGGTTGAGGTTGAGGTTGAGGTTGGCTGGTTGGTGTACGTAATTCGTCAGGAGTATTTACATTGACACTATTGGTGGCATGCTTTTTATGGGAGTAATATTCTACAGTCACATAAAATTGCAGTTGCTGGGGATTGGTTTCCCCTTCCATAGCTTTCCTCATGAGTGCTTTCGTTAGCATGAATTCAGCCCTGGCAGTTCCATTTTTTACTTTTTCTTTTTTGCTTTCTATAAGCAGATTTTTATTTTGATGTCCTGAATTGCCGCCATCATCTTCCCAAAGGCTGAATTGTAGGTATTGGGCCTCAAGATTTGTGCATTGGGCTTCCGCAATCAGTTTTTCCATGAAACTGAAAACTGTTCCCGGAGTATCATCTATATATTTTAATTCAACTTTATTGATCCTTGGAATATCACTTGGCTGTGGCTGCACTTCTAAAGCCATGGGTGCTCTTCCTTCAGGATTGTGAAGATAAGCTTCAATTCTGAAGGTATCTTTGTAAGCATTTGTATTAAAAGTAAAACTGCTTACTCCCATTTTTTTGACATTAGTAGGAACAAATCTTCCGTTCACCTTTTTGAATAGGTGCCAGGTAATGAGTGCAGGGTTCCTTTTTTCTAATGGAGTAGCAGGATACCATTCATCAATCTTATAAGTAACCAGTTCCCCAATCTTTGGTTTTGTATTTCCTGATATTTTGTAAATTCCTTGTTTTGACATGGCCGAAAAGTTTAAGTTTAGTAAGCATCTACTTCATCATCTTCTGTTTCCTTCTGAAATTCCTTAAAATTGACAAAAGGATTGATGTTATGCTGCTCATGTGGATCAGCATTTTTTACATTCTGTTGGCTCATTGATGACGTTTGCCCATGTTCCATGATAGTTATTTTTCCACCTGTAGAACACATGAGTTCAGATATTTCTGTGACACAGCTATTTCCCAATATCTTTACTTTGTCATAGGTTTTCTGCCATATGCCAGCAGGAGCGTAAGAACAGGGAAGATATCCACCTGGTGTGGGTTTTAGCTTGCACTTTCCAAAACTAGGGCCCTGAGGGTTAAATTGAAGATCATTTTCGGTAACGGCCAAAAAATCAGCCTGCCCCTCTTCATTATTCCAATAATGTTTCTGATGGGTAGTTACTTTAAACTGCGGGAACTGGTCCCCCTGATTACATTGTGCTTTTCCTTTCTGAATAACAAAATGTTTTCCGTCATGTGGAGATGCGGATTCGGACATATTATGTTGTTTTATTGGTGTTGCGTCAAAGATACTAAATTATTTTAATTGCTTTTCTATCGTAAAAATATCCTGCTCAGTTACATCCCCGATCTGGATTTTAAAGTGTGCTGTAGCCTTTTGAACCATTAAACTGGTAAGGTCTAAAGTATATTCAGCTTCATGACTGCAGGCAACTGAATAACTATTGACGGGTGACTGTTCATTATATTCGTAGTCTCTATTATAAAGTTGATTCAGATTCCTGTAATCGCACGAAGTTCCAAATTGATTGATCTTCAGTGTATTATTGTCTTTATCTTTAGGGAGAATGCGGTTGTGAAGTTCAAAACGGATGGGGGAGGCATTTGACAGCCAGGGAATAAATTCATGGTAGATATCAGAATCTGTCCAGTTTTTATATTTTGCCCTGTAAAAAGAACCAAAGAGAAACTGAACAGGCAATGTATTTTTGATGCTTTTTGAAATTTGATGATGGTCTTCAGTTATTCTTTTCAGATGATCAATGTAGGCTGCAGAGAGATCATCTGTAAAATACTTTTTTAAAGCATCCAGTTCGTTTTTGATCGTTGTTTCTGATTGAAGAAACCTTGTTTCTGTAATTTTACCAGTTTTGTTTACTCTGATTTCTACAGGAAATAAGATGGCTGCACAGGCTTTTGATAAGCTGGATATTTTACTTTCTGATTCTGCTCCATTTTTATGAGAGCCGAATATTTGTAATGAAAAGAAATGGTCATCATGCTCAGCTCTCAGATATTTCAATTCCGTTTGGTATAGATAATGGTTTTGTACAACTCCATCTTCGAGCTTTTGTTGTGTTATCGTATAAACTCCGCTTAGTAAAGGTATTGAAAAGGGTATTTTTCCGTGAGGAGGATGGTAGTATAAGCTATCTCCGTTTTTATTGATCTCCTGATTAAGCTTAATGATTTCATCACCAAAAGGAATCAGAAGCAGAGTTCCCGGGCTCATTTTCACCGGATCTGCAAGCCTGTCATATACAGCGCAGTGCTTATTGTGAAAATCTTTGAGATAGTTTGGATTTTCTACTTTCAGATCAGAGGCAATTTTTTCCAAAGTATCGCCTGGAAGTGTCATATAAGTAATCATGTGTTTGGTGACTAATGATGATTATTAAAAAACTGAGATTCATTTTTCGGTCTGTAATTTATAAAAAATCCTACAAAAAAAACTTTCAGTTTATATAAAAGGTTTATTAATAAAGCAATTATCCCTGAAAACAGGGAGTAATTTTATACTTTGGATATACTTAGTTCAAACACAAAAAAACCTTCCAGAATTCTGAAAGGTTTTTAATATAGTATGGATAACTTTTTATAATCCGAACACTTTTGCAAACAGATCCGGGAAAATCCCAAGAACGATGATTGCTACAATTACAAATACTGC
Coding sequences:
- a CDS encoding peptidoglycan DD-metalloendopeptidase family protein; the encoded protein is MSKQGIYKISGNTKPKIGELVTYKIDEWYPATPLEKRNPALITWHLFKKVNGRFVPTNVKKMGVSSFTFNTNAYKDTFRIEAYLHNPEGRAPMALEVQPQPSDIPRINKVELKYIDDTPGTVFSFMEKLIAEAQCTNLEAQYLQFSLWEDDGGNSGHQNKNLLIESKKEKVKNGTARAEFMLTKALMRKAMEGETNPQQLQFYVTVEYYSHKKHATNSVNVNTPDELRTPTSQPQPQPQPQQPQSQPQPAPAPVQPEPEPQSAHGSANNTQPPTPAAPGGVSPSTVDPVKIEELLDAYFAKKEYTKETGEEDGTHTYTFGGSKSGNKTGTAEEKNKVAQIILGKIKESLKSQKKYTTLEVIASALTADAYGKDTTNQKTVTFKTFKLGVDFKKVDSAPLDSKLYLVARTMLLDGKQVTISIKEKDGIIKGTADAVLPVLEITEEQMEQKTPAGQAVPGTEKTVFTGTVKDNMVKIPIHLRPKSEEELKQWQDKISKGKEDGTYTYTFGGATNITNDAQKASTAKIILANAQKGNAKNPKIENGKTSSEEEIKKVLVIKNYQAGDTITFKLLKKVPEFLYLHAKAQGTKQHDKKFLNKEGAYFQIGNKCPRCSDKITLQQIEDLFGILTSHKAFRQEIVDYLNKYIFESGKDIHINTCLRKAHFFAQVGAETLGINPDWMVETDAFRYSQSRCLAIFGDRAKNLNARGLLATYCNDNPQKRLLNYMYADENGFGNGNGNEASGDGYIYRGRGLKQLTGRGNYRNASKYIKDIFPSEYIDLEADPGKVKEAKYAVLSAIAFWEKHEIWKTADTLTVSNNENIKKIRALVNPGLAGWTDAKKYFEKGLTVFRVNECQPVESGDSIWHDPIDNPQRTYYNSNGAHKEQNGAFGPVRTYPDGRQKNHQGLDIFADINTPCKACLKGTIVSYQNEGAAGYGNVLVLEVNGDDLRNAKRNYSHEFSLEREKGDGFDINADKFYLRYAHLKSAVKTSGEVDAGVVICYSGDTGNASGVPNPHLHFEIAMKPTGNGTGLTNRYNPAYFVRLKPINKSEQDAVKNKRS
- a CDS encoding DUF4280 domain-containing protein, producing the protein MSESASPHDGKHFVIQKGKAQCNQGDQFPQFKVTTHQKHYWNNEEGQADFLAVTENDLQFNPQGPSFGKCKLKPTPGGYLPCSYAPAGIWQKTYDKVKILGNSCVTEISELMCSTGGKITIMEHGQTSSMSQQNVKNADPHEQHNINPFVNFKEFQKETEDDEVDAY